A DNA window from Allokutzneria albata contains the following coding sequences:
- the lipA gene encoding lipoyl synthase — protein MTVVPEGRKLLRLEVRNSETPIEKKPSWIKTKAKMGPEYSELKSLVKREGLHTVCEEAGCPNIYECWEDREATFLIGGEQCTRRCDFCQIDTGKPAALDRDEPRRVAESVQAMGLRYSTVTGVARDDLEDGGAWLYAETVRQIHELNPGTGVELLIPDFNANPEQLAEVFGSRPEVLAHNLETVPRIFKRIRPAFRYERSLEVITRAREAGLVTKSNLILGMGEEPEEVTAALHDLHEAGCDIITITQYLRPSPRHHPVSRWVKPQEFVDHSKKAEEIGFAGVMAGPLVRSSYRAGRLYTQAVRHRGEEVPENLRHLSEQGTAAQEASAVLARQ, from the coding sequence GTGACCGTGGTTCCTGAGGGCCGCAAGCTGCTGCGGCTGGAAGTTCGCAACAGCGAGACTCCCATCGAGAAGAAGCCCTCGTGGATCAAGACGAAGGCGAAGATGGGCCCGGAGTACTCCGAGCTCAAGAGCCTGGTCAAACGCGAAGGCCTGCACACGGTGTGCGAGGAGGCCGGCTGCCCCAACATCTACGAGTGTTGGGAGGACCGCGAGGCCACCTTCCTCATCGGCGGTGAGCAGTGCACCCGCCGCTGCGACTTCTGCCAGATCGACACGGGCAAGCCCGCCGCGCTGGACCGCGACGAGCCCCGCCGGGTCGCCGAGTCCGTCCAGGCCATGGGCCTGCGCTACTCGACGGTGACCGGAGTGGCCCGCGACGACCTCGAGGACGGCGGCGCCTGGCTCTACGCGGAGACCGTGCGGCAGATCCACGAGCTGAACCCGGGGACCGGCGTCGAGCTGCTGATCCCGGACTTCAACGCCAACCCCGAGCAGCTGGCCGAGGTCTTCGGCTCGCGCCCGGAGGTGCTGGCGCACAACCTGGAGACGGTGCCGCGCATCTTCAAGCGCATCCGCCCCGCCTTCCGCTACGAGCGCTCGCTCGAAGTGATCACCCGCGCCCGCGAGGCCGGTCTGGTCACCAAGTCCAACCTGATCCTGGGCATGGGCGAGGAGCCGGAGGAGGTCACGGCCGCGCTGCACGACCTGCACGAGGCGGGCTGCGACATCATCACCATCACCCAGTACCTGCGGCCCAGCCCCCGGCACCACCCGGTGTCCCGCTGGGTCAAGCCGCAGGAGTTCGTCGACCACTCCAAGAAGGCCGAGGAGATCGGCTTCGCGGGTGTGATGGCCGGACCGCTGGTGCGCTCGTCCTACCGCGCAGGCCGCCTCTACACGCAGGCGGTCCGCCACCGCGGCGAGGAGGTCCCGGAGAACCTGCGCCACCTCAGCGAGCAGGGCACCGCGGCGCAGGAGGCCAGCGCCGTCCTCGCCCGGCAGTAG
- a CDS encoding oxidoreductase — translation MSKWTAADIPDQTGRTILITGANSGLGLASASALSARGARVLLACRSPERAAPAVEQVTKAATGERPELVTLDLADLSSVRKASEDIRERTGDRLDVLMNNAGVMGPPLRRTADGFESQIGTNHFGHAALTWLLTPAIRERVVTVSSLAHHRGGLRVDDPNFELRRYDPVTGYGQSKLANLLFAFELNRRLAKAGSDVISVAAHPGFTKSELSTNMARSRGSRFMERGAELVNRIISQDTATGTLPQLYAATMPDVRGGEYFGPGGVLELFGSPARARASANARDQVLARRLWVVTAELTGVTPDPS, via the coding sequence CGATCCTGATCACCGGGGCCAACTCCGGCCTCGGCCTGGCCAGCGCGAGCGCACTGTCCGCACGTGGCGCACGGGTACTGCTCGCCTGCCGCTCCCCCGAACGCGCCGCGCCCGCCGTCGAGCAGGTCACCAAGGCCGCGACGGGCGAGCGCCCCGAGCTGGTCACCCTCGACCTCGCCGACCTGTCGTCCGTGCGCAAGGCCAGTGAGGACATCCGCGAGCGCACCGGCGACCGGCTGGACGTGCTGATGAACAACGCGGGCGTGATGGGCCCGCCGCTGCGCCGCACCGCCGACGGCTTCGAGTCCCAGATCGGCACCAACCACTTCGGCCACGCCGCGCTGACCTGGCTGTTGACGCCCGCGATCCGCGAGCGCGTGGTCACGGTGTCCTCGCTGGCCCACCACCGGGGCGGGCTGCGCGTGGACGACCCGAACTTCGAGCTGCGCCGCTACGACCCGGTCACCGGCTACGGCCAGTCCAAGCTGGCCAACCTGCTGTTCGCGTTCGAGCTGAACCGCAGGCTGGCCAAGGCGGGCTCGGACGTGATCAGCGTCGCCGCGCACCCCGGCTTCACCAAGAGCGAGCTGTCCACGAACATGGCCCGCTCACGCGGCAGCAGGTTCATGGAGCGCGGCGCCGAGCTGGTCAACCGGATCATCTCGCAGGACACCGCGACGGGGACGCTGCCCCAGCTCTACGCGGCGACCATGCCGGACGTGCGCGGCGGCGAGTACTTCGGCCCCGGCGGTGTGCTGGAGCTCTTCGGTTCCCCCGCCCGCGCCCGCGCCTCCGCGAACGCCCGTGACCAGGTGCTCGCCCGCAGGTTGTGGGTGGTGACGGCCGAGCTGACCGGAGTCACACCCGACCCCTCCTGA
- a CDS encoding DUF4191 domain-containing protein — translation MAPKQDKAAAKEAKRARREASRQRRKQIFEAFKMQRREDRGLIPWMLGSFLVVAGGIFALGLLWDMHWVFLAPGIAFGVLAAVVVFGRRVQRNVFTKADGQPGAAAWALDNMRGNWRVTKAVAGTTQLDAVHRVVGRCGVVLVGEGAPHRVKPLLGQEKKRIARVIGETPIYDLIVGNEDKQVKLKDLQRHLTKLPRNITKAQVDVIETRLSALAARGAAMPKGPLPQGAKMRNVQRAMRRR, via the coding sequence ATGGCCCCCAAGCAGGACAAGGCTGCCGCCAAGGAAGCGAAGCGCGCACGCCGCGAAGCATCCCGTCAGCGCCGCAAGCAGATCTTCGAGGCGTTCAAGATGCAGCGCCGCGAGGACCGCGGCCTGATCCCGTGGATGCTCGGCTCGTTCCTCGTGGTGGCGGGCGGCATCTTCGCCCTCGGCCTGCTCTGGGACATGCACTGGGTGTTCCTCGCGCCCGGTATCGCCTTCGGTGTGCTCGCCGCGGTGGTCGTGTTCGGCCGCAGGGTTCAGCGCAACGTCTTCACCAAGGCCGACGGCCAGCCCGGCGCCGCGGCGTGGGCGCTGGACAACATGCGCGGCAACTGGCGCGTCACCAAGGCCGTCGCGGGCACCACGCAGCTCGACGCCGTGCACCGGGTCGTCGGCCGCTGCGGGGTCGTACTCGTCGGCGAGGGTGCTCCGCACCGGGTGAAGCCGCTCCTGGGCCAGGAGAAGAAGCGCATCGCCAGGGTCATCGGCGAGACCCCGATCTACGACCTGATCGTCGGCAACGAGGACAAGCAGGTCAAGCTCAAGGACCTGCAGCGGCACCTGACCAAGCTGCCCCGCAACATCACCAAGGCCCAGGTCGACGTGATCGAGACCCGGCTCTCGGCGCTGGCGGCCCGCGGCGCGGCGATGCCGAAGGGCCCGCTGCCCCAGGGCGCGAAGATGCGCAACGTCCAGCGCGCGATGCGGCGCCGCTGA
- the yidD gene encoding membrane protein insertion efficiency factor YidD yields the protein MARRKGNGGWSGAASSNNGSGGGCNSGTDGGGGSDGGGGGDGGGGGGGGNFTLLPRPSALLMAASRLVGDGAASRRFVLGALRGYQALLSRFTVACPQPVSCSAFAVDAVHRHGGRSGLRLAAARVTACG from the coding sequence ATGGCACGACGCAAAGGCAATGGCGGGTGGAGCGGGGCCGCGTCCTCGAACAACGGCAGCGGTGGGGGCTGCAACTCCGGGACTGACGGGGGAGGCGGCAGTGACGGCGGCGGTGGTGGCGACGGCGGGGGCGGTGGTGGCGGCGGCAACTTCACGCTGCTGCCCAGGCCGTCCGCGCTGCTGATGGCGGCGTCGCGCCTGGTGGGAGACGGTGCCGCGTCGAGGCGGTTCGTGCTCGGCGCACTGCGCGGCTACCAGGCGCTGCTCTCGCGCTTCACGGTGGCGTGCCCGCAGCCGGTCTCGTGCAGCGCGTTCGCGGTCGACGCCGTGCACCGGCACGGCGGGCGCAGCGGGCTACGCCTGGCCGCGGCCCGCGTCACCGCCTGCGGATAG